The genomic DNA TTCAAGTCGCCGTAGTGAGTACCATTATTGTTTCAATACTAGGTATTTTTATCTCTCGGTTACTTTATAAAGGCAAAGGGCATCTTACTAAACTCCTTGAAAGTTTTATACTTTTACCCATTGTTTTACCGCCAACGGTACTAGGGTTTATTTTATTAATAATATTTTCTCCTAGAAGTGTGGTAGGACAATTCTTTGAAAACATACTACATCTTCCAGTAGTATTTACAATGACAGGTGCAATTATTGCATCTGTCATTGTTAGTTTTCCATTAATGTATCAACACACGATTCAAGGATTTAGAAGTATTAACCCTAAAATGTTAAACACTGCGCGAACAATGGGCGCAAGTGAAAATAAAATATTTTATCGCCTTATATTACCACTATCTAAACGTTCTATTATAGCAGGTATTATGATGAGCTTTGCGAGAGCAATTGGCGAGTTTGGTGCTACATTAATGTTAGCAGGATACATACCTAATAAAACAAACACATTACCACTTGAAATTTATTTCTTAGTTGAACAAGGTAGAGAAAATCAAGCCTGGCTTTGGGTACTCGTGTTAGTAGCCTTTTCAATAACTGTTATAGGCGTGTTGAGTTTCGCGAATAATGATAAATCAAGGGAGGCAGAGTAGATGCTACAACTTAAATTACAATATCAGTTAAATAAAACGTTTATCGACATCGATGTGAATGATACTGCTCCTAAAATTTATGCTATTCGTGGACCTTCAGGAATTGGAAAAACAACTGTACTTAATATGATTGCGGGGTTACGACAACCTGATAAAGCATATATCAAGATTAATGACCATTTATTAATCGATACTGATAATAAAGTGAATGTGAAGATTCAAAATCGGAGAATAGGCTATTTATTTCAAGATTATCAATTATTTCCAAATATGACTGTGAAGAAGAATATCACTTTTATGGCTAAGCCATCTATTCATATTGATGATTTAACTGATCAATTGAATATTGGTCATCTAATGAATCAATATCCAATTACGCTCTCCGGTGGTGAATCTCAACGTGTCGCATTAGCTCGCACTTTGAGTACAAAACCAGATTTAATTTTACTAGATGAACCCTTCTCAAGTCTGGATGATGCGACTAGAGACGAAGGTATCAAACTCATCAAACGTATATTTAAAGAATGGAAGATACCTATCATTTTTGTAACCCATTCGAATTTTGAAGCAGAAATACTAGCTGATAAAATTATCAAAATAGGCTAAAATTTAGTGTGTGATTAAAAATAATATGATAATGTTAC from Staphylococcus taiwanensis includes the following:
- a CDS encoding ATP-binding cassette domain-containing protein translates to MLQLKLQYQLNKTFIDIDVNDTAPKIYAIRGPSGIGKTTVLNMIAGLRQPDKAYIKINDHLLIDTDNKVNVKIQNRRIGYLFQDYQLFPNMTVKKNITFMAKPSIHIDDLTDQLNIGHLMNQYPITLSGGESQRVALARTLSTKPDLILLDEPFSSLDDATRDEGIKLIKRIFKEWKIPIIFVTHSNFEAEILADKIIKIG
- the modB gene encoding molybdate ABC transporter permease subunit, giving the protein MPDLTPFWISIQVAVVSTIIVSILGIFISRLLYKGKGHLTKLLESFILLPIVLPPTVLGFILLIIFSPRSVVGQFFENILHLPVVFTMTGAIIASVIVSFPLMYQHTIQGFRSINPKMLNTARTMGASENKIFYRLILPLSKRSIIAGIMMSFARAIGEFGATLMLAGYIPNKTNTLPLEIYFLVEQGRENQAWLWVLVLVAFSITVIGVLSFANNDKSREAE